From Triticum aestivum cultivar Chinese Spring chromosome 4A, IWGSC CS RefSeq v2.1, whole genome shotgun sequence, a single genomic window includes:
- the LOC123083564 gene encoding uncharacterized protein encodes MDDQKDQKNRKENPDKKRHVWKSSEDKILLTILKDQTLHGGKEGTGYTKKAWLDILEQFNDSRVDKLELQQLKNRHKYYRSCYAAMDRLLKLTGFGWDNDDKMIKASEETWEELIEKDKSLQEYREKVWPSWEDLQQICASSTASGVGAVSSKGKDGSCKTKSSQIDLNKDVEVHEIESDENNGSPGVFTKKSTAIEPEKRKFPGSGSKETTRGQKRTADDAITAIDRLADASLSIAEAKKKTAEQNDTYSVKSCMSVLNSMGSLDASTKLKAVKAFTDDPRNEIPAKILGDARFYPYFKNCLGAIDGTHIEAKIRLDKQTPYRNRHGYPSQNVMAAVSFDMTFSYVAAGWEGSASDQAVLRWAVTSGGFVVPEGKFYLVDSGYVNTPKFIAPYRGDRYHIASFRGSNRRYTSEKDMFNHLHAQLRNVVERTFGVLKARFPILSRKGGIPYPYKTQVKIVMACCVIHNFIRKVNHHDELFKLYEHGEAQQHVDHGDQQVRGQAREDERAAGERVRAGIARQLWSNHQQRSAQQPEDD; translated from the exons ATGGATGATCAGAAGGACCAAAAAAATAGGAAAGAAAACCCAGATAAAAAGAGGCATGTATGGAAATCGTCGGAGGACAAAATACTTCTCACTATACTGAAAGATCAAACTTTACACGGAGGGAAAGAAGGAACAGGTTACACAAAGAAAGCATGGCTTGATATCTTAGAACAATTCAATGATTCAAGAGTAGACAAACTTGAATTACAACAATTGAAAAATCGCCATAAGTACTACAGGAGTTGCTATGCTGCCATGGATAGACTTCTTAAACTGACGGGATTTGGTTGGGACAACGATGACAAAATGATAAAAGCTTCAGAAGAAACTTGGGAGGAACTAATTGAG AAGGATAAGTCACTCCAAGAATATCGAGAAAAGGTGTGGCCTAGTTGGGAAGATCTTCAACAAATATGTGCTAGTTCAACGGCATCTGGAGTTGGTGCTGTATCTAGCAAAGGGAAAGATGGTTCatgcaaaactaaatcatctcaaATTGATCTCAATAAGGATGTTGAAGTACATGAAATCGAGTCTGATGAAAACAATGGCTCCCCTGGTGTGTTCACTAAGAAGTCGACAGCCATTGAGCCAGAAAAAAGGAAATTCCCTGGAAGTGGATCAAAAGAAACTACAAGAGGACAAAAACGTACAGCTGATGATGCCATAACAGCAATTGATCGTCTTGCAGATGCATCACTCAGCATTGCTGAAGCAAAGAAAAAAACAGCAGAACAAAATGACACTTACTCGGTTAAATCATGCATGTCAGTATTAAATAGTATGGGTAGCCTCGATGCCAGCACAAAACTGAAAGCAGTAAAAGCATTTACAGATG ATCCAAGGAATGAAATCCCAGCAAAAATATTGGGTGATGCAAGGTTCTACCCATATTTCAAG AACTGCCTAGGAGCAATTGATGGGACACACATTGAGGCAAAAATCAGGCTAGATAAGCAAACTCCTTATAGAAATAGGCATGGTTACCCCTCTCAAAATGTAATGGCAGCAGTGTCATTTGACATGACATTCTCATATGTCGCTGCTGGATGGGAAGGTTCTGCGTCAGATCAAGCAGTTCTAAGATGGGCTGTTACTAGTGGGGGTTTTGTTGTTCCTGAAG GTAAATTTTATCTTGTTGATTCTGGATATGTAAATACTCCAAAATTTATTGCCCCGTACCGTGGAGATCGTTATCATATTGCTTCTTTTCGTGGAAGTAATCGACGATATACTAGTGAGAAAGATATGTTCAATCATCTGCACGCACAACTACGAAATGTTGTTGAGCGAACTTTTGGTGTTCTAAAAGCTCGCTTTCCAATTTTAAGTAGGAAAGGAGGAATTCCTTATCCATATAAAACACAAGTCAAAATTGTTATGGCTTGTTGTGTTATCCACAACTTCATCCGGAAGGTTAATCATCATGATGAGTTGTTCAAGCTTTATGAGCATGGGGAAGCACAACAACATGTTGACCATGGTGATCAGCAAGTTAGAGGGCAAGCAAGAGAAGATGAACGAGCTGCTGGTGAGAGAGTTCGTGCAGGCATTGCTCGACAGTTGTGGAGTAATCATCAACAGCGTTCCGCTCAACAACCAGAAGATGATTGA